The sequence GAGCGCCGCCTTCCGAAGCGCGAAGCCGCCCGCTGAAGGCCGGTTTCCGGTCGAGGATCCTCTGCGGACAGGGTCGATTCCCCCAAAGGTCCTGCCGGTTACGTCAGTTGGCGGACGTGGAGTCCTCGGCCGCCTGGGCCTTCTTCACGCAGGCATCGTCGAAGGCGTTCAGACTGAGCACGGGGTAGTCGGTGAGCATGCGGTACTCCATGACGATGGTCCAGCCGAGCTTCTTGAACACCGCTTGCACCACGTCGACGGTGCCGTCCGGCGCCTTTCGCGTCGTGCGCTTCTTGTCCTCTGCCCACCCACGGCCGGTCAACGCGGCCGCCAGGGCGTCGGTCCGGTCCACCTCCAGCGGGGAGGCGGCCGTGCCGAACCCCTTGTAAACGACGAAGCACGCAGCCATCGGGTTGTCGGACGACTTCAGCGTCGAACCCCATTCCGGATCGCTCGGCGGCGCCCCGACATCCCTGGTGATGCCGTCGAGCACCAGGCGCATCTTGGCCTTGGTGATCGCACCGAAGTCTTCCGGCCTCGCCGCAACCGGGGCGGAGCGAGCCGCGGACGTCCTGTCCACATCCCGACCGATGCCGTCGCCCCCGCAACCGGCCACTCCGATCGTCACTGCCGCCATGCAGACGACAGCCCACCCCACCCTCTTCACACGCATCCCCTTCACCCCACGCGAGACGAACGCCCCCGCGCCATCAGTGAAGGAGTGTGACACGAGGCGCCCATGCTCCAGGACACTGGTTCGCCCCTCCGCTGCACTTGCGGACGCCGCGCACTCCAGGGTGAGTGGCGTCGCCCCCTTCGCGGACTCGGCCGGGTGTTGAGGACGGCGAGGAGGCCGTCAGCGTGTGTCTCTTCGCTACGCGAAGCGCCGGGCAACGATCACCCTGCGTGGCGGGTCAATGATGTGAGGAGCGCGCCCCTCAGCTGATCAGTCACGTCCGGGCCCCGCGCCGCGTCCAACCGCTCAGCCCGCAGGCCAGTGTGGGTTCGGCAGGCCGTCATTGCCCATGTGCGCCCGCCGCCAGATCCCCTTCCAATGGAACGGCGTCTCCGGGACGGACCGGTGCCGCTCACCGCACGGACATGGCGCCGGTACCCACGCGCAGCCGCGGCACAGCTCCACCCAGCCGTGCCCGGTCGAGTGCGACACCAGCGGTCTCTCGTCTCCACAAGCGGGGCAGCCGGGGAGCTCGGCACCGTCCAGGATCGCGTTCTGCCGCCGGACGTACTCGGGCAGGCGCAGTGAGGGATGGCGGAACGGGTCCTCGTACCAGGCGCGGTTCGGGCCCTCCCACCAACTCCGCAGCCACCACGGTCGCGGACTCGCCACAGCCCGCCGCCCGGCCCGCTTCTCCGCCCGCCGTTGCACGGCGTACTCCTCCGCTCGCGCGAGCCACAGCACCCGCGCCTCATGCAGCTCCTCCACCGCCCGCACCAGCGCCTCCGGGTCCGCCTCCAGCCGCCGGGGGATCTCGGCGCTGAGCGTGAGGTGGTGGTATGTCGCCCGTAGCCCGTATGGAGCAAATATCGTGAGGCAGGTGCGCAGCGCGCTGTGCCGCCGGTGGACGGGGTGACGGGCATCGTGCACGTACGCTCGGTGGGTCAGGAAGCTGGTCATCTTGCGGGGGCCGGGTTCAGTGCCTGTGCCGGGGCAGCGGTGACGGCGGCCGCGTGTGCCGGCAGCACCCCGTACCGCACGAGGTGGCCATAGGAATCGTGTTCGCCAACCCGCCGGAGCGCGAAGTCGTCAGCGGAGATTTCCGGAACGGGTTGCATCACCATCACACGGGGATGATGCCGGACCCACAGCTGCGCCGCCACGGGCTTTCCGCCGGCACAGGGTTCGGAGCGGCCCTGCTGCTTGGGGCAACGTGGAGGGGCGAGCACTGGTCAGCACCTGCGGAACCGCGCGTCTTGGCCCAGTCACTGGACCTTCGGGAGGTGGGTGTCGCACGGACCGGAACCCGCAACGTCGTCAATCCCTCCCGGACCGGCGGGCAGCGCGCTCGTCGGCGTCGGCCAGCCAGAACCACACCGGCGGCAGGACCAGTTCGATCGCGGTCAGCACCACCTGGAACGGGTGCGGCCAGCCGTGCGCGGCCAGGGACAGCAGCCGGCCCGCGGCACCCAGCAGGAAGACCGCCGCGAGCCACCGCACGACGCCCGCCGGGACGGGGCTCTGCCGGGCCGCCCACAGCCAGGCCAGGCCGTAGCCGGCGAAGATCGCGCCGAAGAAACGCCCCAGGCTGTCGATGGTCGCGCCTGCGTCCGCCTCGCCGGGGATCGCGGCGTTGCCGCCGATCACGTGGAACAGGCCGATCGCCACACACGCAACTCCCGTCACCCAGGCCAGTATCCGCAGTGTTCTGCTCATGACTCCCCCTGCCTTAGTTGACATGCGTCTACTAAGCACCACCCTAGAGGTCACTGCTAGACATATGTCAAGTAAGCTGCGCGTGTGCCGACCCGCCGACGCCTCAATCCCGCCGACCGCCGCACGCAGCTGCTCACCGTCGGCGCGCGCTTGTTCGCCGCGGCCCCCTACGACGACGTGCTCATGGAGGACATCGCGCGGGAGGCCGGGGTGTCCCGTGCCCTGCTCTACCAGCACTTCCCCAGCAAGCACGCCCTCTTCGCGGCCGTGTACCAGCAGGCGGCCGACCAGTTGCTCGTGGCGACGCGGTTCGATCCGGATGCCTCGCTCGTCGAGCAGCTCACCCAGGGCCTGGACGCCCACCTCGACTACTTCGTCGCGAACCGACACGCCGTACTGGCCGCGAACCGGGTGCTGGCGGGGGACCCGGTCATCCAGACGATCATGACGAATGAACTCGACGCCCTGCGCTCACGCCTCCTCGGCGTGCTCCCTCTCGGCGACGAGCGCGTGCGCGACGCCGTCTCCGCGGCGCTCAAGGCATGGCTGGTTTTCGTGCAGGTGCTCTGCGTGGACTGGCTCACCCGTGAGACCTGCACCCGCGCTGAGTTGCGTGACACCTGCGTCGGGGCGGCGGTGGGGGCCTTGCGCCCGCTGCTCCCCGCGGACCCGGCTGCCGACTGGCCGGCCGCCTCGGGGTGAGAAGCGGCGGGCCCAAGACCACCGCGTACGGCGTCCACGCCGCTCCAGCAAGGGTGATGCCGGTGACCGGAATCTGCCTCCTGTGCCGACTCGCTGCCGCGTGCGACCTGCCGCCGGCGGGACGGCCCCAGGCACGGAATCACCCCGGAGCGACGCAAGGTGAGCACCCATCAGGTGACTTCCACGGAGGGAAGCGTGCCCCCTCTACATCACCGAAACATTGATGTACGGTCCACTCGCATGCGTACACGACTTGTTCTCGCGTGGACCTCAGCCGTGACGGCCGCACTCGCGGTGGCGACCGCGACCGGCCCCGTGGCAGCCGCCCCGGCCGATCGCGCGTCCGTGACGCCGACGGCCCGCTGCCCCCAGCTCTCCGACGATCTTCCCTGGTACGGCGGCAACCGAGCCCAGCTGCAGCGCGTGATCGACGAGCGCGGCACCTGCCACGGCAGGGGCGGGCCCCGCCCGGTCGCGGCGTTCGACTGGGACAACACCATCACCAAGAACGACGTCACCGATGCCACCATCAGCTGGTCCCTGCGGCACGACAAGATCCTTCGGCCCGCCAGCTGGAAGGACACCAGCACATGGCTGACCGACACCGCGAACAAAGCCCTCACCGAGGCCTGCGGAACCGAGGTGAAGGTGGGAACGCCGCTGCCCACCTCCACCAACGCCCGCTGTGCCGACGAGATCCTCCAGATCCGTGAGGACGGCCACACGATGAGCGGCGAGGCCGCCTTCGCGGGCGAGTGGAACCACCGGCGTACCGTGCCGCAGTACGCGTGGGTGCCGCAGCTGTTCGCCGGACACACCGTCCCCGAACTGCGCGCGTACACCGAGGCCGCCCGCAAGGAAACCCTCGCCGCGCCCGTCGGCGCGACCCGCACCGTCGGCACCCATGTCCTCCCCGCCTACGTTCGTTACTACGACCAGCAACGCGACCTCGTCCGGACGCTCCAGAAGGCCGGCTTCGACGTCTGGATCGTCTCGGCGGGTTCGGAACCGGTCACCGAGGTGTGGTCGCGCGGCATCGGCATCGACCGTGCGCACACCGTCGCCATCCGGTCCGTGCTCGACCGCAAAGGCCGCATCACGACCAGCAACGAGGGCTGCGGCGGCGTGGGCGTCACCGAGGGCGAGGCCATCCCGTACATCGACGGCAAGCGTTGCTGGATCAACCAGGAGATCTACGGGATCAAGGGCGCGGCTGCCTGGAACCGGCAGGCTCCCCACCGGCGGATCACGCTCGGCGGCGGTGACGCCGACACCGATGTGACGTTCGTCGGCGACGCCACGGGCGCACACCTGGTGCTCAACCGCAACAAGAACGAGGTGATGTGCCGCGCCTACGACAACGCCGACGGCCGATGGGTCGTGAACCCCATGTTCATCGAACCGCTGCCCCGCAGGACGACGGCCTATCCCTGCGCGACCGCCGCCTACAACGAACCCGACGGCGCCCACGGCCCCGTGCGGCGTGGCGACGGCAGCGTCGTACCGGACCAGCAGGACACGGTCTACTGATAACTGATCCGGGCAGGGGTGCGAAGATGGGCTCGTGGTGACGGACGCCGAGTGGACTCGGATACGGAGGGGCCTCCGCTTCGGGCAGGTTTTCGAGGGCGCGGTCATGCAGGTTCCCCGGCCCGGTGCGATCGGTATGTTCGTGGACATCGGCCTGAGCGTCGGAGGCTTCGTCGACGTCCTGCTGCTTCCGGAGCAGAGCGAGGACTGGCCGGTGGAAGGCACGGTCGCGGATTTCGAGATCTGGTGGGCCGACAGTCGTCAGCAGATCCGGCTGAAGCCGGCCGACTCACGTTATCTGCGGAGCGACTTCACCGACTTCGTGGAACGCGTCCGGCCCCATTGGCCGGCCGAGGTCGGTCAACCCATTCGTGCCCCCCGGGCCCCCGGCGCTCGATGAGATGCGGTCGGCGGCGGACGCGGGTTCGGCCCGGAGGACACCGCCGGTGCCCGGGTCGTAGCCGGAGCCCGGCATCGTCGTGAGGACGGCGTATCACACAGCCGATCCTGCCTTGTCGCCATGGAACAGTGCCGGCCCGGATGGCCGGTCCGCGGTGGCAGAGCCGCAGGCCCAGCCCTTCCCGTGCCACTATCGGCGGGTGGACTACCCGAACGATCAGGCACCCGGCGCCCCCGTGCGCTCCGGCATCCCGGAGCATGGACGCATTCCGAAGTACTACGCGGTCAAAGCTCAACTCCTCTCTCTCATCGATGATTTGAGGGAGGGGGACACTCTCCCCACCGAGCGCGACCTGGCGCTGCGCCACGAGGTTTCACGGGAGACGGTCCGGCAGGCGCTTCGTGAACTGCTTCTGGAAGGGCGGCTGCGCCGTCAGGGGCGGGGGACCGTGGTGGCAGGGCCCAAGCTGGAACAGCCGCTGTCGCTGGCCAGTTACACCGAGGGCGTGCGCCGGCAGGGCCGGCGGCCGGGGCGGCATCTCATCGGCCTTGAGCGCTTCCCCTGTCCGGCGGCGCTGGCCGCCGAGATCGAGGTGGAACCCGGCGAACCCGTCTGGCACATGGAGCGGGTGCTGCTCGCCGACGACGAGCGGGTGGGGCTGGAGAGCACCTACGTCACGGTCGCCCGGGTGCCGGCCCTCGACACCGAGTTCGATCCGGATTCCTCTTTCTACGCCTACCTGACCGAGAAGCTCTCCCTCTCCTTCGGTGACGCCGACGAGCGGATCGAGACCGTGCTGGCGACGCCGCGTGAGGCGCTGCTCATCGGCACTCCGCCCGCACTGCCGATGCTGCTGCTGCACCGCCTGTCGCGGGATGCCGGAGGCCGTCCGCTGGAGCGCGTACGCACCCTCTTCCGGGGCGACCGGTTCTCCTTCCGTACGCACCTCGGTCGCGAGCGACCGCACTGACCGCCAGGACACCGCGCCGACGGTCGGATGCGGTGTGGCGCTCACCCTTCCCAGGTAACGTAAACATAACGGGTCTAGGCCAAACTTGCAGGCCCGTTCACTGTCCCGTTGCTCCCCGGACCGACCGGGGTCACCGGCCCCGAAGAGTGTTTCCGCCGTGAAGGTCATCGTCGTAGGAGCCGGCGTGGTGGGAACCATGCACGCCTGGCACGCAGTGAAGCGCGGCCACGAGGTCGTACAGATCGAGCGCGAGAGTGAGGCGCGCGGGGCATCGCTCCGCAACTTCGGACAGATATGGGTCAGCGGCCGGGCCGGTGGCGAGGAACTGGAAACCGCGCTGCGGGCGCGTGAGCTGTGGGAGGGCATCGGCGCCGAGGTGCCCGAGCTGGGCTTTCGCCCCTGCGGCTCGCTCACCCCGCTGCGTACCGACCTGGAAGTCGCCGTCGCCGAGGCGGCCGTCGCCCGGGACGACGCCGCTGCCCGCGGCTACAAGCTGGTCACCGCCGGCGAGGCCCGCGCGATCAATCCCGCCCTGCGCGGCGCGTTCGTCTCCGCCCTGTGGTGCGAGCGAGACGCGGCCGTTGAGCCCCGGACCGCTCAACTCGTCCTGAAGCGGGCGCTTCTGGCGTCCGGCCGGTACACCTTCCTCGGTGGCCGTGAGGTCCGCGAGGTGGTCGGTGCCGCCTCGGTGCGCGACGACCACGGTGACGTCCACACCGGTGACGCCGTGATCCTGGCGACCGGTGCCTGGCTGGGCGGCCTCGTGCGGGAACTGGCAGGACCCGGGCTGCCGGTGCGACGCGTCCGCCTCCAGATGATGCAGACCGACCCGCTCGGCGACACACTCACCACCTCGATCGCGGACGCCGACAGCTTCCGCTACTACCCGGCGTACGGCGGCCCGGCGCTCGACGCGCTCAACGACGGGCAGGCGCAGGCACCGACCGCGTCCGCCCACAGGATGCAGCTGTTGATGGTGCAGCGCCGCGACGGCGGGCTGACCGTCGGCGACACCCACGAGTACGAGCACCCCTTCTCGTTCGACACCGTCGAGGAGCCGTACGAGCACCTCGCCGCCGTCGTCGAGTCCTTCCTCGGTCGCCCGCTGCCGCGTATCCGGCACCGCTGGGCCGGGGTGTACGCCCAGTGCACCGACACCAGCCGCGTCGTCCACCGTCAGCAGGTGAGCGACGGGGTCTGGCTCGTCACCGGGCCCGGGGGGCGAGGCATGACCTGCTCCCCCGCCATCGCCGAAAAGACCGCCGACGAACTGGGCTGGTGAAGATGACCACGTATGACCACTCCTACCGACTCGTCGTCCTGGACATGGCCGGCACAACGGTCGCCGACGGCGGCCTGGTCGAGCGGGCGTTCTCCGCCGCCGCCGGGCGCCTGGGCGTCGAGGCCGGCTCCGCCGACCATGCCGAGAAGCTCGGTTACGTCCGCGCCACCATGGGCGAGTCCAAGATCTCCGTCTTCCGCCACCTCTTCGGGGACGAGGAGAAGGCGCAGCGCGCGAACTCCGCCTTCGAGGAGGCGTACGGCGAACTCGTCGACGGTGGGGCGATCTCGGCGATACCCGGCGCCCGCGAGGCCATCGGCGAACTCCGCGCAGCCGGTCGCACCGTCGTCCTGTCCACCGGCTTCGCCCGCGTCACCCAGGACGCCATCCTCGCCGCACTCGGCTGGCAGGATCTGGTCCCGCTGACGCTCTGCCCGGCGGACGCCGGCGGCCGGGGCCGGCCCTACCCGGACATGGTGCTCGCCGCGTTGCTGCGTACCGGCGCCGTGGACGACGTACGGCGGATCGTGGTCGCCGGGGACACCTCGTACGACATGCTCAGTGGTGTACGCGCCGGGGCCGGCATCGTCGCGGGTGTCCTCACCGGCGCCCACGACGGGGAACAGCTGCTCCGGCACGGCGCCACCCATGTCCTCGGGTCCGTCGCCGAGCTGCCCGGACTGATCGCGAGGGCGGAGGCATGACGGCCGGGTCGGTCGGACCGGGCATCCGGTTCGACCAGGTCACCGTCGCCTACGACGGCACCGTGGTCCTGGACCGCCTCGACCTCACCGTCGAGCGCGGCGAGGTCGTGGCCCTGCTCGGGCCGTCCGGATCGGGCAAGACCACCGCGCTGCGCGCCGTCGCCGGATTCGTGCGCCCCATGTCGGGGCGGGTCCACCTCGGTGACCGCGACGTCACCGCTCTGCCCCCGCACAAACGGGGCATCGGCATGGTGGTCCAGCAGTACGCCCTCTTCCCGCACATGCGGGTCGAGGACAACGTCGCCTTCGGCCTCAGGACCCGCAAGGTCCCCAGGGCCGATATACCGGCGCGGGTCGGCGAGGCACTGGAGATGACCGGCATGAGCGCCTATGCCAGGCGCTACCCCCGGGAGCTCTCCGGTGGTCAGCAGCAGCGTGTCGCGATCGCCCGCGCCCTCGCGATCCGGCCGTCGGTGCTGCTCCTGGACGAACCGCTGTCCGCCCTGGACGCGCGGCTCCGGTCCGGCATGCTGGCCGAACTCGCCCGTCTGCACAGGGAATTGCCGGAGGTCTCGATCCTCTACGTCACCCACGACCAGATCGAGGCGCTGACGCTGGCGGACCGGATCGCGGTCATGGACCGGGCCGGGCTCCAGGACTGCGGTACGCCGCAGGAGCTGTACCGGCGCCCGCGCACCGAGTTCATCGCCTCGTTCATCGGCAACGCCAACCTCCTGCCGGTCCGCGTCGGCCCGGGTGGGGACACCGTCGACTTCGCCGGGCACACCCTCGCCGCCACCGGCGGCGCCGGCCCCACCTCCGGGGCAAGCGCCACGCTCTGCGTACGGCCGCACCGGGTCGGGATCGGGGACGGCCCCAACGCCCTGACCGGCACCGTCGCCGAGGTCCAGTGGCGCGGCGACACACACCGCCTCTGCGTCGACGTCTCGGGGCACCGCCTCACGGCCGACGTGCGCGAGCTGCGCGAGACACCGGGCCCCGGTGACCGCATCACCGTCCACTTCGCCGCCGAGGACGCCGTCCTGCTCCCGGGCGCGGCGGCCGCCGTGTCCACCCCGGTCAAGGAGCCCGCCGGCGCGGCGGCCGGGCCGTCCGGAGGACTCCATGGCTGACGCCTCCCCCATCCCCGTACTGCAGCCGGTCGGTCCCGGAACCTCGCTGCCAGGCACGGAACCCGGACCGCGGGCCCCGTCGGCCCCTCGTGAGCCGCGTCGCGCGCCGGCGTTCCTCTGGGCGCTGCCACCGGTCGTCGCGCTCGCACTGATCTTCCTCTATCCGCTGTTCCTCGTCGTCCGGCAGTCCGTCAGCCCGGACGGGGGCGGACTCTCGCTCGCGCCGTACGCCGACGTCTTCGGCTCCGAGTCCTTCCGCTCCGCGCTCCTCACCACGGTCTGGCTCTCGGCGGGCTCCGCGGCCGGCTGTCTCGTCCTCGGTCTTGTCCTGGCCCTGGTCATCGCGTTCGTCCCGTTCCCCGGCGGGGGTTTCGTCGCCAGGTTCATCGACGTCTTCCTCTCCTTCCCGTCCTTCCTCATCACCCTGGCCCTGCTCTTCGTCTACGGAAACGTCGGCATGGCCAACGGCGTCTGGACCGGCCTGACGGGAGCGGCCGAAGGCCCCTTCCACTTCCTGAGCACACCCTGGGGGGTGCTGCTCGCGGAGGTCACCTACTTCACTCCGTTCGTGATGCGCCCGCTGCTGGCCGCGTTCTCGCAGCTGGACACCGCGCAGATCGAGGTCGCCTCCTCGCTCGGTGCCGGGCCGGTCCGGATCGTGCGCCGGGTGATCCTTCCCGAGGCACTGCCGGCGCTCGCCGCGGGTGGCAGCCTCGTCCTGGTGATGTGCCTCAATGAGTTCGGCATCGTGCTCTTCACCGGGGCCAAGGGCGTCACCACCCTCCCGATGCTGGTCTACAGCGAGGCGATTCTGGAATCCGACTACCCGACAGCCTGTGTGGTCGCCGTCGTCAACATCGCGATCTCCGTGGGCCTGTACGGCCTGTACCGGGTGGTGAGCCGACGTGTTGGTGCATAGCAGGGCCGCCCGGTGGGCGATCCGCCTCGTCTTCTTCCTGCTCTTCCTGCCGCTCTTCGCGGTGCCGCTGCTGGTCATCCTGGCCGCGTCACTCGCCACCA is a genomic window of Streptomyces sp. NBC_00708 containing:
- a CDS encoding DUF4345 domain-containing protein, whose translation is MSRTLRILAWVTGVACVAIGLFHVIGGNAAIPGEADAGATIDSLGRFFGAIFAGYGLAWLWAARQSPVPAGVVRWLAAVFLLGAAGRLLSLAAHGWPHPFQVVLTAIELVLPPVWFWLADADERAARRSGRD
- a CDS encoding TetR/AcrR family transcriptional regulator; the encoded protein is MPTRRRLNPADRRTQLLTVGARLFAAAPYDDVLMEDIAREAGVSRALLYQHFPSKHALFAAVYQQAADQLLVATRFDPDASLVEQLTQGLDAHLDYFVANRHAVLAANRVLAGDPVIQTIMTNELDALRSRLLGVLPLGDERVRDAVSAALKAWLVFVQVLCVDWLTRETCTRAELRDTCVGAAVGALRPLLPADPAADWPAASG
- a CDS encoding haloacid dehalogenase-like hydrolase produces the protein MRTRLVLAWTSAVTAALAVATATGPVAAAPADRASVTPTARCPQLSDDLPWYGGNRAQLQRVIDERGTCHGRGGPRPVAAFDWDNTITKNDVTDATISWSLRHDKILRPASWKDTSTWLTDTANKALTEACGTEVKVGTPLPTSTNARCADEILQIREDGHTMSGEAAFAGEWNHRRTVPQYAWVPQLFAGHTVPELRAYTEAARKETLAAPVGATRTVGTHVLPAYVRYYDQQRDLVRTLQKAGFDVWIVSAGSEPVTEVWSRGIGIDRAHTVAIRSVLDRKGRITTSNEGCGGVGVTEGEAIPYIDGKRCWINQEIYGIKGAAAWNRQAPHRRITLGGGDADTDVTFVGDATGAHLVLNRNKNEVMCRAYDNADGRWVVNPMFIEPLPRRTTAYPCATAAYNEPDGAHGPVRRGDGSVVPDQQDTVY
- a CDS encoding GntR family transcriptional regulator; its protein translation is MDYPNDQAPGAPVRSGIPEHGRIPKYYAVKAQLLSLIDDLREGDTLPTERDLALRHEVSRETVRQALRELLLEGRLRRQGRGTVVAGPKLEQPLSLASYTEGVRRQGRRPGRHLIGLERFPCPAALAAEIEVEPGEPVWHMERVLLADDERVGLESTYVTVARVPALDTEFDPDSSFYAYLTEKLSLSFGDADERIETVLATPREALLIGTPPALPMLLLHRLSRDAGGRPLERVRTLFRGDRFSFRTHLGRERPH
- a CDS encoding TIGR03364 family FAD-dependent oxidoreductase, whose amino-acid sequence is MKVIVVGAGVVGTMHAWHAVKRGHEVVQIERESEARGASLRNFGQIWVSGRAGGEELETALRARELWEGIGAEVPELGFRPCGSLTPLRTDLEVAVAEAAVARDDAAARGYKLVTAGEARAINPALRGAFVSALWCERDAAVEPRTAQLVLKRALLASGRYTFLGGREVREVVGAASVRDDHGDVHTGDAVILATGAWLGGLVRELAGPGLPVRRVRLQMMQTDPLGDTLTTSIADADSFRYYPAYGGPALDALNDGQAQAPTASAHRMQLLMVQRRDGGLTVGDTHEYEHPFSFDTVEEPYEHLAAVVESFLGRPLPRIRHRWAGVYAQCTDTSRVVHRQQVSDGVWLVTGPGGRGMTCSPAIAEKTADELGW
- a CDS encoding phosphonatase-like hydrolase, yielding MTTYDHSYRLVVLDMAGTTVADGGLVERAFSAAAGRLGVEAGSADHAEKLGYVRATMGESKISVFRHLFGDEEKAQRANSAFEEAYGELVDGGAISAIPGAREAIGELRAAGRTVVLSTGFARVTQDAILAALGWQDLVPLTLCPADAGGRGRPYPDMVLAALLRTGAVDDVRRIVVAGDTSYDMLSGVRAGAGIVAGVLTGAHDGEQLLRHGATHVLGSVAELPGLIARAEA
- a CDS encoding ABC transporter ATP-binding protein; translated protein: MTAGSVGPGIRFDQVTVAYDGTVVLDRLDLTVERGEVVALLGPSGSGKTTALRAVAGFVRPMSGRVHLGDRDVTALPPHKRGIGMVVQQYALFPHMRVEDNVAFGLRTRKVPRADIPARVGEALEMTGMSAYARRYPRELSGGQQQRVAIARALAIRPSVLLLDEPLSALDARLRSGMLAELARLHRELPEVSILYVTHDQIEALTLADRIAVMDRAGLQDCGTPQELYRRPRTEFIASFIGNANLLPVRVGPGGDTVDFAGHTLAATGGAGPTSGASATLCVRPHRVGIGDGPNALTGTVAEVQWRGDTHRLCVDVSGHRLTADVRELRETPGPGDRITVHFAAEDAVLLPGAAAAVSTPVKEPAGAAAGPSGGLHG
- a CDS encoding 2-aminoethylphosphonate ABC transporter permease subunit, whose amino-acid sequence is MADASPIPVLQPVGPGTSLPGTEPGPRAPSAPREPRRAPAFLWALPPVVALALIFLYPLFLVVRQSVSPDGGGLSLAPYADVFGSESFRSALLTTVWLSAGSAAGCLVLGLVLALVIAFVPFPGGGFVARFIDVFLSFPSFLITLALLFVYGNVGMANGVWTGLTGAAEGPFHFLSTPWGVLLAEVTYFTPFVMRPLLAAFSQLDTAQIEVASSLGAGPVRIVRRVILPEALPALAAGGSLVLVMCLNEFGIVLFTGAKGVTTLPMLVYSEAILESDYPTACVVAVVNIAISVGLYGLYRVVSRRVGA